Proteins from one Ricinus communis isolate WT05 ecotype wild-type chromosome 9, ASM1957865v1, whole genome shotgun sequence genomic window:
- the LOC8275911 gene encoding uncharacterized protein LOC8275911: protein MLIAQDLSFSKTLNPYFSFPKFLPRSKSHFISFSSPNSREVRAFAGRSKKKSGRIEGSVELHRKVKRSAQQRSKKLAESFFYRLKNPNKNYADNLSEDELNLIGLGYDRMVRFMEKDDPNIKHPYDWYKYGEFGPYSWRGVVIGDPVVGRFTDDRVTLYSEVKDQEEWEKIEQYEMEVDFGERLKVMDKSVGFRHYWVFVRHPKWRLSEKSWEQWTLVSEIVVEAGKQQRLDKWNLMGRLGNTARKLITQCAAWFRPDIIYVKRPVYQCRFEPQMDFFKALTPLLDPKTEKDFMFELKNEEDGGNIEMCSYFEGLCKIVKISQKAFVDDVVNAYEKLSEEKKSKCLEFLLRNHPVQLLHPYTKEWKAKLDEMELGCEAPDDDDEDNYNKHGNEFTEWIEDDSDNDDDNRDDFVMDMEEGGDEDELGSEVGDLSEEEDDEDEGEEEDEKLKKEMSSAEAMENLARWSVETTTELYKRQLKRMEEQEKGKVEEDGDETALRGVRAKVDPKEWEIAGIGKWRKRIRKSRIPPELFLRAAVRPFTYRNLVKEIVLTRHAILDGEIGRKE, encoded by the coding sequence atgttGATAGCTCAAGATCTATCATTttctaaaaccctaaacccctATTTCTCCTTTCCAAAATTCCTACCCCGCAGTAAATCCCACTTCATCTCATTTTCCAGCCCAAATTCCCGAGAAGTCCGGGCATTCGCCGGCCGTAGCAAGAAAAAGTCTGGTAGAATCGAGGGAAGCGTCGAACTCCACCGAAAAGTGAAGCGCAGTGCACAGCAGAGGTCAAAAAAATTAGCCGAATCATTCTTTTACCGGCTAAAAAACCCTAACAAGAACTACGCTGATAACTTATCGGAAGATGAGCTTAACTTAATTGGTCTAGGTTATGACCGAATGGTCAGGTTCATGGAGAAAGATGACCCCAATATCAAGCATCCCTATGATTGGTACAAATACGGAGAGTTTGGGCCGTATTCGTGGCGTGGCGTGGTAATTGGGGACCCAGTCGTGGGTCGTTTTACTGATGACAGAGTGACTTTGTACAGTGAAGTAAAAGATCAGGAAGAATGGGAAAAGATTGAGCAATATGAGATGGAGGTTGATTTTGGAGAGAGATTGAAAGTAATGGATAAAAGTGTTGGGTTTAGGCATTATTGGGTTTTTGTTAGACACCCAAAATGGAGATTAAGTGAAAAATCATGGGAGCAGTGGACATTGGTGAGTGAAATTGTTGTTGAGGCTGGCAAACAACAGCGGTTAGATAAGTGGAATTTGATGGGTAGGTTAGGTAATACAGCTAGGAAGTTGATAACACAATGTGCTGCTTGGTTTAGACCGgatattatttatgttaagaGGCCGGTTTATCAGTGTAGATTTGAGCCTCAGATGGACTTTTTCAAGGCTTTAACGCCATTGTTAGATCCGAAAACAGAGAAGGACTTCATGTTTGAGTTGAAGAATGAGGAGGATGGAGGGAATATAGAAATGTGTTCGTATTTTGAAGGGTTGTGTAAGATTGTGAAGATTAGTCAGAAAGCATTTGTTGATGATGTGGTGAATGCGTATGAGAAGTTAAGCGAGGAGAAGAAATCAAAGTGCTTGGAGTTCTTGTTACGGAATCACCCAGTGCAGTTGCTGCATCCATATACCAAAGAATGGAAGGCTAAGTTGGACGAAATGGAATTGGGCTGCGAAGCacctgatgatgatgatgaggataattataataagcATGGGAATGAGTTTACTGAATGGATCGAAGATGAtagtgataatgatgatgataatagaGATGATTTTGTCATGGATATGGAAGAAGGTGGTGATGAAGATGAATTGGGATCTGAAGTGGGAGATTTgagtgaagaagaagatgacgAAGATGAGGGTGAAGAAGAGGATGAGAAGCTTAAGAAGGAAATGAGTAGTGCAGAAGCGATGGAGAATCTAGCGAGATGGAGCGTAGAAACAACTACTGAACTGTACAAGAGGCAGCTAAAGAGAATGGAAGAGCAGGAGAAGGGGAAAGTTGAAGAAGATGGAGATGAAACTGCCTTGAGAGGTGTCAGAGCAAAAGTAGACCCAAAAGAATGGGAGATTGCAGGAATTGGTAAATGGAGGAAGAGGATCCGGAAGAGTAGAATCCCTCCAGAGTTGTTCTTGCGAGCAGCAGTTAGGCCCTTCACTTACAGGAACCTTGTCAAGGAGATTGTTTTAACAAGGCATGCCATTTTGGATGGTGAGATTGGTAGGAAGGAGTGA
- the LOC8275910 gene encoding polynucleotide 3'-phosphatase ZDP isoform X2 — protein sequence MLSLFNLCIPARNQVLPLLFFVSIKTLTNEPISSFCVKRSKHGLSFCFQKNNSTTIMAHSKAKIVAEYAKSNRSTCKKCSTVISAKALRLGLVTKDSRGFDMTKWHHLDCFSITISSTDAIGGFASLQSRDQDALKKLISKGGREVVEGSPNRGSKRTRANMEEIELEERNSMITKLSTATEEAQLEIAVSQIDIKDTYKDVLLLPKWKAFQTVIFLEGDDGLHDSSKIAAFDFDGCLAQTSIKRIGADAWSLMYPSIPKKLQGLYKDGYKLVFIACADSKVEDPFRKPKPGMWQIMERHFNSGISIDLDQSFYVGDAAGRNNDHSDADIRFAQAVGLKFFVPEDYFGA from the exons atgtTGAGCCTCTTCAATCTATGTATACCCGCGCGTAATCAAGTCCTTCCCCTCCTATTCTTCGTCTCCATCAAAACCCTAACAAACGAACCCATTTCCTCTTTCTGCGTGAAAAGGTCAAAGCACGGTCTCTCCTTCTGCTTTCAGAAGAATAATTCCACAACAATAATGGCTCATTCCAAAGCGAAAATCGTAGCTGAGTACGCGAAATCGAACCGATCAACATGCAAAAAGTGTTCCACGGTTATATCTGCTAAAGCCCTGAGGTTGGGTTTGGTTACTAAAGACTCACGTGGATTCGATATGACCAAATGGCACCATTTGGATTGCTTCTCTATAACGATCAGTTCTACTGACGCAATTGGAGGCTTCGCTTCGCTCCAG AGTCGTGATCAGGATGCTTTGAAGAAATTG ATATCAAAGGGAGGTAGAGAGGTAGTTGAAGGAAGCCCAAATCGTGGTTCTAAG AGAACTAGAGCAAATATGGAAGAAATTGAACTGGAGGAGAGGAATTCTATGATTACTAAG TTGTCAACAGCTACCGAGGAAGCACAGCTTGAGATAGCCGTTTCACAAATTGACATCAAGGATACATATAAG GATGTGCTATTATTACCAAAGTGGAAGGCATTCCAGACGGTCATATTTCTTGAAGGG GATGATGGTCTCCATGATTCAAGTAAAATTGCCGCATTCGATTTTGATGGGTGTCTTGCACAAACATCTATTAAGAG AATAGGTGCAGATGCCTGGTCCCTTATGTATCCCTCCATACCCAAAAAGCTGCAGGGCTTATACAAGGACGGCTACAAGCTG GTTTTTATAGCTTGCGCCGATAGTAAAGTAGAAGACCCCTTCCGCAAGCCCAAACCTGGGATGTGGCAGATTATGGAGAGACATTTCAACTCTGGCATTTCAATTGATTTGGACCA ATCTTTTTATGTTGGGGATGCGGCAGGGAGAAACAATGACCATAGTGATGCTGACATACGATTTGCACAG GCTGTTGGACTGAAGTTCTTTGTCCCTGAGGATTACTTCGGTGCTTAG
- the LOC8275910 gene encoding polynucleotide 3'-phosphatase ZDP isoform X1 has protein sequence MLSLFNLCIPARNQVLPLLFFVSIKTLTNEPISSFCVKRSKHGLSFCFQKNNSTTIMAHSKAKIVAEYAKSNRSTCKKCSTVISAKALRLGLVTKDSRGFDMTKWHHLDCFSITISSTDAIGGFASLQSRDQDALKKLISKGGREVVEGSPNRGSKRTRANMEEIELEERNSMITKLSTATEEAQLEIAVSQIDIKDTYKDVLLLPKWKAFQTVIFLEGDDGLHDSSKIAAFDFDGCLAQTSIKRIGADAWSLMYPSIPKKLQGLYKDGYKLVIFTNESNIDRWKNKRQVAVDSKIGRLNNFIRRVKVPIQVFIACADSKVEDPFRKPKPGMWQIMERHFNSGISIDLDQSFYVGDAAGRNNDHSDADIRFAQAVGLKFFVPEDYFGA, from the exons atgtTGAGCCTCTTCAATCTATGTATACCCGCGCGTAATCAAGTCCTTCCCCTCCTATTCTTCGTCTCCATCAAAACCCTAACAAACGAACCCATTTCCTCTTTCTGCGTGAAAAGGTCAAAGCACGGTCTCTCCTTCTGCTTTCAGAAGAATAATTCCACAACAATAATGGCTCATTCCAAAGCGAAAATCGTAGCTGAGTACGCGAAATCGAACCGATCAACATGCAAAAAGTGTTCCACGGTTATATCTGCTAAAGCCCTGAGGTTGGGTTTGGTTACTAAAGACTCACGTGGATTCGATATGACCAAATGGCACCATTTGGATTGCTTCTCTATAACGATCAGTTCTACTGACGCAATTGGAGGCTTCGCTTCGCTCCAG AGTCGTGATCAGGATGCTTTGAAGAAATTG ATATCAAAGGGAGGTAGAGAGGTAGTTGAAGGAAGCCCAAATCGTGGTTCTAAG AGAACTAGAGCAAATATGGAAGAAATTGAACTGGAGGAGAGGAATTCTATGATTACTAAG TTGTCAACAGCTACCGAGGAAGCACAGCTTGAGATAGCCGTTTCACAAATTGACATCAAGGATACATATAAG GATGTGCTATTATTACCAAAGTGGAAGGCATTCCAGACGGTCATATTTCTTGAAGGG GATGATGGTCTCCATGATTCAAGTAAAATTGCCGCATTCGATTTTGATGGGTGTCTTGCACAAACATCTATTAAGAG AATAGGTGCAGATGCCTGGTCCCTTATGTATCCCTCCATACCCAAAAAGCTGCAGGGCTTATACAAGGACGGCTACAAGCTG GTTATCTTTACAAATGAGTCCAACATTGACCGTTGGAAGAACAAAAGACAGGTAGCAGTGGACTCAAAAATTGGACGCCTCAACAACTTCATTAGGCGTGTGAAGGTTCCCATACAG GTTTTTATAGCTTGCGCCGATAGTAAAGTAGAAGACCCCTTCCGCAAGCCCAAACCTGGGATGTGGCAGATTATGGAGAGACATTTCAACTCTGGCATTTCAATTGATTTGGACCA ATCTTTTTATGTTGGGGATGCGGCAGGGAGAAACAATGACCATAGTGATGCTGACATACGATTTGCACAG GCTGTTGGACTGAAGTTCTTTGTCCCTGAGGATTACTTCGGTGCTTAG